The nucleotide window CGCCTTCGATCGGTTTGATCGCAGGCAGCATCTTGACGCCAAGATAGGGCGTGAAGACCACGGCGACGATCCAGGAGACGATGAGGGCGAACCCCACGACCCAGAAGATGTTGCCGGCGTATTCGCCGGCCGTCGAGCGCGCGAAGCCCACCGGCAGAAACCCGGCGACCGTCACGAGTGTACCCGACAGCATCGGCGCTGCAGTGTGGCTCCACGCATAGGCCGCCGCCTTGATGCGGTCCATGCCCTCTTCCATTTTCACTACCATCACCTCGATGGCGATGATGGCGTCGTCCACGAGAAGACCAAGCGCCAGAATCAGGGCGCCGAGCGTGATGCGGTCGAAGAACCGGCCGGTTTCCAGCATGATGAGGAACACGACGGCAAGCGTCAGAGGGACGGCAGCCGCCACGACGATGCCGACGCGCCAGCCGAGGCTGAGCAGGCTGACCAGCAGCACAACGCCGAGCGCCATCGCGAACTTCATCATGAATTCGTCAACCGCCGAGGTGATGTTGACGGCCTGGTCGCTGACCTTGGCCAGAGTCATCCCGAGTGGCAGCGTCCGAGCGATAGCTGCGGACCTCTCCTCCAGCGCCTTGCCGAGCGCGAGGCCATCCCAGCCCTCCTGCATAACCGCAGCGAGCATGACAGCAGGCTCACCCTGATGTCGGATAAGGTAGGTGGGAGGATCCTCGTAACCGCGGCGGACGTCGGCGATATCGGAGAGCTTCAGCGTTCGCCCCGCAGCGACGATCGGCGTGTCGGCGATCGCCTGGACGCTGTCATAAGCGCCATCGACCCGGATAAAGACCTGCGGCCCCTTGGTGTCGATCGAGCCTGCCGGTGTGACCGTGTTCTGCCGCTGCAAGGCGGCCACAATATCCTGTGCCGATACGCCGAGAGTTGTCAGTTTGGCATAGGAAAACTCGATGAATATCTGTTCGGGACGTTCGCCGAGGATGTTGATCTTCTTGACGCCGGGCACGTGCAGGAGGTCCTGGCGAATGGTCTCGGCTTGCCTCGCGAGTTCGCGCATCGGCATCCCCTTCGCCTTGAGGGCATAAAGGGCGAAGCTGACGTCCGAATATTCGTCGTTGACGAAGGGGCCGAGCACACCAGACGGCAGCTTGCGCGCTTCATCCCCAAGCTTCTTGCGGGCCTGGTAGAACTCCTCCTGCACGCTAGACGGCGGTGTGCTGTCCTTCAGCGTAACCGTCATGTACGCATAGCCCGGCCGGGTGGACGTCTCCACCCGGTCGTACCAGGTCAGCTCCTGAATCCGCTTCTCCAACGGCTCGGCGACCTGATCCTGCATCTCGCGCGCCGTCGCTCCCGGCCATACCGTTGTGACCGTCAGGGTCTTGATGGTGAAGGACGGATCCTCCGCCCGCCCAAGCATGAGGAAGGCGTAGGCGCCTGCGGCCGCCAGCAGGATGATGAAGAACAGGGTGACGGCCCGTTCGCGTACGGCGATCGCGGAAAGATTGAGGCTCATCAGTTGCTCCTGCTCTCAGAGGCAGTCCTGACGCGCGCGCCCTCGTGCAGGAGGTGAGCGCCGAGAGAAACAATCTGGTCATCAGACCTTGATCCGGAGATCACGGCCGTTTCGCTGGTCACACGCAGAAGCTTGATCGGCCGAAAGCGTACGGTCGAGGTGGCGCTGTCGAACACCCAAACGCCTGTCATTCTGCCGTCATCGAGCACGGCTCCCAGCGGCACCTGGACTTCCGGCTGGCTCTCCTGGCTTGCAAGCCGAATGGTGACCGTCGCGCCAAGCGGTGCCGCCGCGGCCTCGCCGTCGAGCACATAGCGGGCCTCGTAGGTGCGGGTCTGGGCATCGGCGGAATCCGACAACTGCCGGAGATGTGCGGCGTGGCGGCGCCCATCGCTCCCATATAGGCTCGCCTCGGCGAGCGAGCCGATCGCTGGCCGGATCGTTTCGGGAAGCGCCACCACAGCTTCGCGGGGACCGGACTGTGCAAGCCGAACGACCGTCTGGCCGGCGGAGACCACTTGTCCCGGCTCGCCAAGCGTTTGGATGACCGTTCCGTCCGCATCCGCCACCAGGACGGAATAGGTCGCCTGGTTCTCGGCGACGCTAGCTTCGGCTTCGGCCGCGGCGAGTTGCGCGTTGGCTGTGTCCGACGCGGCTTTCGCCTGCTCGTAGCGCTGTCGGGAAGTCCATCCGTCGTTGACGAGGTTGGCGTATCGCCGCTCATCCGCATCCGTCTGAACGACAGTTGCGCGCGCTGCGGCAACGGCGTTGCGCTTCGCCGTAAGCGCAAGGCGGAGGTCGGTTTCGTCGATCCGCATCAGCGGCTGCCCGGCTTTGACCTGCTCACCGACATTCACGCGCCGTTCGACGATCTTACCGGCGACGCGAAAGCCAAGATTGCTTTCCACCCTCGCGCCTATGGTGCCCGTGAAACCGCGTTCGGATCCGCTCACCCGCGCGGCCGTCACCAGACTGACCATCGGCGGTTCCTGCCTCGGGTCGCGCGCCGCGGAAGCTTCTTGAGCGGGAATGGCAAGAATAGCGAAGACGGCTGCTCCGGACGCCGCGATCAGGACACCTGCCAAGGCCACAAGTCTGCTCTTTCTCATCGCCATCTCCATGCCATTTAGATTTCGTTCGAACTCTATAATCTTGTTAGAGGTCGATCGCAATCTAAATTGTGAAGCTGACGGGAATGTGATCCCCCAAAACTGGGCTTTTTGACCCTTCCTATGACGCCAACTCCAGCTAGGCCACTTGATAGATTGCGTCCGAACTCTATCTGAGATATAGATTGCAAGCAAAATCCAAATGGAGGTCCCAAGATGCGGGTGAGTCGCATTCAAGCCGCGGAGAACCGCCAAACCGTCATCAATGTGGCGAGTCGCCTCTTCAGGGAGCGCGGCTTTGATGGCATCGGGCTCAAGGATCTGATGGAGGGGGCCGGCCTGACCCAGGGCGGCTTCTACAAGCAGTTCGCGTCAAAAGAGGATTTGGTGGCAGAGGCGTCCAGGCGGGCATTGGAGAGTGCCTCCCGCCGATGGTCGGACGCGGCCGCGGAGAATCCTGATGATCCGCTTGGCGCGGTGATCGCGTTCTACCTCAGTGCCGACCATCGCGAAGAAAAGATGGACGGCTGCCCGATCGTGGCGCTCGGCGCGGATGCCGCCAGACAGGGCCCGGACGTGAAAGCGGCCTTCGAAGCGGGGATCAAGGCGCATCTCGAAGTCCTCGGCCGCTTTATTGCCGAGACGGACGGCGAGGAGCCCAAGGGCAAGGCCATGGCCATTCTCTCGACGATGGTCGGCGCGGTGACGCTATCGCGCGTCGTCAACGACCCCGATCTGGCTCAGGCCCTTTTGGATGCGGCGGTCGAACAGGTTCGCGACGCTGCTGCCGCTTGAACGATCGCCTCCTCAAAGCGCAGGAGAAATCGAATGCTTAGCGTGACAAAAGCCAAACCAAGTTTGCTCAAAATATCGGATACGCTTAGCCTACGTTTTCAAGAGATCGGCAGCGGGCCTCCGCTGCTCCTGATACATACGATCCGGACGCAGCTCGAATATTTCCGCAGTCTGGTGCCCCTCCTCGCCAGATCGCACACGGTGTACGCCATTGACCTCCCGGGCCACGGACACTCACCGATCGATCCAAGCGCGAGCTTCGACGAACCCTACTTCAGGCAGGCAGTCATTCGCTTCATCGAGGAGCTAGACCCTCGGCGGTGACGCTTGTTGGCGAGTCGATCGGCGGGACACTGGCCCTTACAGTGGCGGCGGCGCTTCCGCAGCGGGTGAAGCAGGTCTATGCGATCAACCCTTACGACTACGAGACCCGCTACGGGGACGGCATTCGACGCGGCAACTGGTTCGCGAATTTCATCATCGGAAGTTTGCAGATCCCGGTACTCGGCGCGATGAATGCATCGCTCGAGAACAAGATGGTTCTCGGCAAGATCATGGGCGGCGGATATCACGACCCGCGCAAACTGCCGGCCGATCTGCTTGCTGAGTTCGATGAAGTAGCCCGCCGCCCGGGATACAAGCGGATCGCGCGCAAGGTGCTGGCAGGCTGGCGATCCTGGAGCAAGGCGCGCGATTACTATCGGCAGATCTCGGCGCCTGTAACGCTCATTTATGGCGATAGCGATTGGTCTCGGCCAAATGAACGCGAACGCACACGGTCGCTGGTTCCTGTCTCGCAGATGGTGACGCTCAAAAATACCGGCCACTTCTCAGCCGTTGAGAATCCGTCGGAGCTGGCTCGCGTGATACTGGCGACAGAATGGCCGCAATGAAGCTCCCACCAAAAATATCGAAAACAACCCCATGCAAAGTAGCCGACGGCCGACGCAACCGACGGTTTGGACCGAAACCTTGACAGGTCGGGCAAATCGGCGGCACAATTTCATCATCCCAAAATCCGCTAAAACGACCACGGGCGCGCAATGAATGCTGTCCGCTGTGACGTCAGGCGAAAGCTGGTTCAGAACTTATCCGGGGAAGCCCACACAGATGCAGTTTGATGACGTTATCCTCGGTCGCCGGAGTATCCGCGGTTACAAACCTGATCCAGTACCCAAGGCGCTGATTGCGGAAATCATTGGGTTAGCGATGCGCGCTCCGTCGTCGATGAACACCCAGCCCTGGAATTTCTACGTCATATCAGGCGAACCGCTGGATCGGATCCGCGCCGGCAACACCGAGCGGATGGTGGCAGGCATACCGCAGTCGCGCGAGTTCCGCACAGGTCAGCCCTTTGCAGGCAAGCATCGCGACAGGCAGGTCGGTGTCGCCAAGCAATTATTCTCCGCGATGGGAATCGAGCGCGACAACAAGGACAAGCGCCAGGACTGGGTACTGCGCGGCTTCCGTCAGTTCGACGCGCCCGTCTGCGTGATCATCACCTATGACCGCGTGCTTGACGGCAGCGACGATACGCCCTTCGACTGCGGCGCTGTGGCGACCGCGCTCGTCAATGCCGCCTGGTCTCGCGGGCTCGGCGCCGTGATCAACAGCCAGGGCATCATGCAATCCCCCGTGGTGCGCGAGCACGCAGGCATAGCCGACGATCAGGTCATCATGAAAAGCATCGCGCTGGGCTGGCCGGATGAGACGTTTCCGGCGAATGCGGTGGTGTCGGAGCGGAAGTCCGTCGAGGAAGCCACGGTGTTCGTCGGGTTCGAGAAGTAGCGGCGCGCGGACGGAACGGCGGGAGGTACAGCAGTGATCCGCGCCATGGTCCGACGTGCACTGGAGCGTTTTCCAGCGAAAGCCTGCCCCGGACTTGATCCGGGGTGGGTACCGGTTCGCGTCAAGAAAACGCGTCAAAACAAGAATCGAGAGCCCCGTTCCGATTTAATCGGAACGGGTAAGGCTCTCGTGCTGGCGGCGGCTTTTGCCGCGGCCTTGACCCCGGTCACGTGCCTTGGCGAAAGCAGCAAGCCGTTGCCGGCCAAGGCGACAAAGGAATTGCCCCCCGAGCTGCTCTCGCTGCTCGAACAGAAGAAGATGCCAAAACATTCGCCGATTGTTATGCGCCTGTTCAAGGAGGAGGCGGAGCTCGAAGTCTGGAAACAGGACACTGCGGGCCGCTTCCAGATCCTCAAGACCTATCCGATCTGCCGGTGGTCGGGCGATCTCGGTCCGAAATTGCGCGAGGGCGACCGGCAGGCTCCAGAGGGGTTTTATACAGTTACACCTGAGTTGATGAATCCCAACTCCAACTTCTATCTGTCGATCAACCTCGGCTACCCCAACAGCTTCGACAAGGCGAACAAGCGCAACGGCAGCTTCCTCATGATCCACGGCGACTGCTGGTCGAGCGGTTGCTATGCCATGACCGACGAACAGATCAGCGAGATCTACTCGCTGGCGCGTGACTCACTCAGCGGCCGGCCGTCGTTCCAGGTCCAGGCCTATCCGTTCCGCCTGACGCCTTCGAATCTGGCGCGGCATCGAAATAGTCCGAACCTCGCCTTCTGGAAAATGCTCAAGATCGGCAACGATCATTTCGAGACGACGCAACGCGAACCCAGGGTGGATGTGTGCAACCGCCGCTATGTATTCGATGCGCAACCGCCTGCGAATTCGCCGCACCCTCTTGTGTTCAACCCTGCCGAAAAATGTCCTCCCTTCGTCGTCAATCCGGAAATCGCGCGGCGGGCGCTGGGGAAGAGGCGCGCCGACGAGCTCGAATACGCGCGATTGCTTGAAGACAATTTGCCGGCTGCCCCGATCTACAGCGGACTGGACGGCGGAATGAACAAGGCGTTCCTCGCACAGTTTCCGGGCAGAGTGACGCTTGCGAAAGTAATGCCGTACGCATCCTACCTGCCGCAATTGCCCCCGATCCCCTGGACCGACAACGATGGCTCGTTGACCAGCAAATGGTTTGGGGCCTCGTTCTCCAAAACGGTTGTGTGTGATGCGGTTGGCGCCGGCTTCCCGTCGGGCCGGTGCTGAACTTTGGTCGCTACCAGTACAAGTGCCAATTCAGGTCAAATAGCGCCGCGCACCGTGAGCACCCCTCGCTGACGGCAGCCGTCCTGTTTCGCGTTTTCAGGGATCGGCGTTCGCCGCCGTGGCCGGGAGATGGCCAACCATCAATCTTCATGATCCCGACGCCCGCCTGCGTCGGCGGGATGCGTCGATCAATTGCGCGTGACGAGTTTCGCCGTTTCCCTGGCTGCGGCACCACAAGGGATGCAAAGGGTTGTAAGGTTGGGATTGGGCTTGTTTTCGCCTTATGTCGAAGTGCCGGACGAATGCGACGGTTGCGGCGGATGTACCTCCCGTGAAGGGGGAGAGCCCGCCTCCGATTTGATCGGGTGGCTCGCGACGCGAGCCAGGTAGGGTCTGTCACGACGCAGGTCGTCCAACACTGCCGAACGCTTTCCCTGGCCGGGCCGGATGCTTCCGGCTTGGGCCGCCTGTATCCGAACGCGGGAGCGGCCGCGTTCGGCGGGGAGAAATCCCATGCACCGCGTTTCGCCGGAGGCAGAATATAGGAGGAGTCAGATGAAAGGCTCTACGAGAAGGCGGCAGATGTTGCGGATTGCGGCGGCCTGCGTGCTTGCCGTTGGAGTATGGGGCTCCGGGCCTGCCTCGAGCCAGACGCAGACCGAGCCCGTCAGGATCGGCGCCCTGATGTCGATGACCGGCGCGCTGGCGGAATACGGAGAGAGCATCCTGAAGGGGGTCCAGTTGGCGGCCGAAGAGATCAACGCCGGCGGCGGCGTGCTCGACGGGCGCAGGATCGAGGTCGTGGTCGGCGACGACCAGACCACCCCGCAGCCGGGCGTCGACGCGGCGCAGCGGCTAATTTCCGTGAATCGCGTATCGGCCATCATCGGAGCGCTGGCGAGCGGCGTCACCATCCCGGTGGCGACGAGCGTAACAAGCGTGAACAAGATTCCGCAGATATCGCCCGCCTCGACAGCACCGGCGATCACGACGCTCAAGGACGACGGCTTCCTGTTCCGGACCACGCCGCACGACGCGCTCCAGGGCGTCGTATTGGGCGACGTCGCCAAGGAACAGGGCTTCTCGAACGTGGCCGTCATCTACGTGAATAATGACTATGGCAAGGGTCTCGCGGAAGCCTTCGCCAAGCGTTTCGAAGCGATCGGCGGCAAGGTGTCCGCGTCCATTGCCTACGAGGAAAAGCAGGCATCCTATCGCGGCGAAGTGCAACGCGCCGGCCGCGGCAAGCCGGACGCGCTGATGCTGATCGCCTACCCGGGCGACGGCGTGCCGATCGTGCGCCAGGCGCTTGAGGAGGGGCTGTTCACGAAGTTCGTGTTCAGCGACGGCATGAAATCGACCGAGCTGATTACGGCCATCGGCGCGCAGCATCTCGAGGGAATGGTGGGAACGGCGCCGGAGGCGGTCGCCGATTCTGATGCTGCGGTTCGCTTCCGCAAGGCCTTCGAGGCAAAGCACGGCGCATTGCCGCCAAGGCCGTACATCGATACCGGCTACGATGCGATGTATCTCCTTGCGTTGGCCATCGAGAATGCGAAGAGCACCGATGGAACCGCTATCCGTGACGCGCTCCACGCGATCGCCAATCCGCCGGGCGAGCAGGTGCTGCCCGGTGAATGGAAGAAGGCCAGGGAGCTTCTCGCCGCCGGCAACGACGTCGACTACGCCGGCGCCGCGGGAAGCCAGAACTTCGACAAAAGCGGCGACGTGCCCGGCACCTTCGGCATCTGGCAGATCAAGGGCGGGAAGATCGAGACGCTGCGTATCGTCGAGCCGGCGGCGTAACCTCGCTCGCCCCATCGCCATGCGGGCAGGGCGGGAAGGCGTCAGCGCTTTCCCGCCTGCGCTTCCTGCGCCGGCTTGCGCGTGAGCGCGCGGTTCACGAACCGCTCCTCCGGGAGCAGGCCCTGCGGACGCGTCAGCAGGACAAGTTGCAGCAGCAGGCCGACCAGCAGCAGGCGCAGTGCGCCGGCGCGTGCCACCATTTCGGCCGGCAGCAGACTGGTCAGATACTCCGTACCCGACCACACGAACCAGATCGCGAAGGCGCCAAGCAAGGCGCCGCGGTTGTTGCCGCTGCCGCCGATGATCAGCATCACCCAGACCAGGAACGTCGCGAACATGGGGTCGAACGCCTCCGGGCTGATGAACCCGATGAAGTGAGC belongs to Bradyrhizobium icense and includes:
- a CDS encoding TetR/AcrR family transcriptional regulator; the encoded protein is MRVSRIQAAENRQTVINVASRLFRERGFDGIGLKDLMEGAGLTQGGFYKQFASKEDLVAEASRRALESASRRWSDAAAENPDDPLGAVIAFYLSADHREEKMDGCPIVALGADAARQGPDVKAAFEAGIKAHLEVLGRFIAETDGEEPKGKAMAILSTMVGAVTLSRVVNDPDLAQALLDAAVEQVRDAAAA
- a CDS encoding nitroreductase; amino-acid sequence: MQFDDVILGRRSIRGYKPDPVPKALIAEIIGLAMRAPSSMNTQPWNFYVISGEPLDRIRAGNTERMVAGIPQSREFRTGQPFAGKHRDRQVGVAKQLFSAMGIERDNKDKRQDWVLRGFRQFDAPVCVIITYDRVLDGSDDTPFDCGAVATALVNAAWSRGLGAVINSQGIMQSPVVREHAGIADDQVIMKSIALGWPDETFPANAVVSERKSVEEATVFVGFEK
- a CDS encoding L,D-transpeptidase family protein, which translates into the protein MLAAAFAAALTPVTCLGESSKPLPAKATKELPPELLSLLEQKKMPKHSPIVMRLFKEEAELEVWKQDTAGRFQILKTYPICRWSGDLGPKLREGDRQAPEGFYTVTPELMNPNSNFYLSINLGYPNSFDKANKRNGSFLMIHGDCWSSGCYAMTDEQISEIYSLARDSLSGRPSFQVQAYPFRLTPSNLARHRNSPNLAFWKMLKIGNDHFETTQREPRVDVCNRRYVFDAQPPANSPHPLVFNPAEKCPPFVVNPEIARRALGKRRADELEYARLLEDNLPAAPIYSGLDGGMNKAFLAQFPGRVTLAKVMPYASYLPQLPPIPWTDNDGSLTSKWFGASFSKTVVCDAVGAGFPSGRC
- a CDS encoding ABC transporter substrate-binding protein, which codes for MKGSTRRRQMLRIAAACVLAVGVWGSGPASSQTQTEPVRIGALMSMTGALAEYGESILKGVQLAAEEINAGGGVLDGRRIEVVVGDDQTTPQPGVDAAQRLISVNRVSAIIGALASGVTIPVATSVTSVNKIPQISPASTAPAITTLKDDGFLFRTTPHDALQGVVLGDVAKEQGFSNVAVIYVNNDYGKGLAEAFAKRFEAIGGKVSASIAYEEKQASYRGEVQRAGRGKPDALMLIAYPGDGVPIVRQALEEGLFTKFVFSDGMKSTELITAIGAQHLEGMVGTAPEAVADSDAAVRFRKAFEAKHGALPPRPYIDTGYDAMYLLALAIENAKSTDGTAIRDALHAIANPPGEQVLPGEWKKARELLAAGNDVDYAGAAGSQNFDKSGDVPGTFGIWQIKGGKIETLRIVEPAA
- a CDS encoding efflux RND transporter periplasmic adaptor subunit, with the protein product MRKSRLVALAGVLIAASGAAVFAILAIPAQEASAARDPRQEPPMVSLVTAARVSGSERGFTGTIGARVESNLGFRVAGKIVERRVNVGEQVKAGQPLMRIDETDLRLALTAKRNAVAAARATVVQTDADERRYANLVNDGWTSRQRYEQAKAASDTANAQLAAAEAEASVAENQATYSVLVADADGTVIQTLGEPGQVVSAGQTVVRLAQSGPREAVVALPETIRPAIGSLAEASLYGSDGRRHAAHLRQLSDSADAQTRTYEARYVLDGEAAAAPLGATVTIRLASQESQPEVQVPLGAVLDDGRMTGVWVFDSATSTVRFRPIKLLRVTSETAVISGSRSDDQIVSLGAHLLHEGARVRTASESRSN